The Planctomycetota bacterium genome includes a window with the following:
- the gpmI gene encoding 2,3-bisphosphoglycerate-independent phosphoglycerate mutase, producing MPPQSRKAPVVLIIRDGWGENPHPEQDSYNAVKLASTPCADMLAKSWPRTLIKTSGEDVGLPIGPDGPVMGNSEVGHQNIGAGRIVDQELMRITRAIRSGEFARNPQLLAAFEHANKSGKCVHVMGLLSDGQVHSDLSHLEAILETAKAHGVISDKLFVHAFLDGRDTPAEGSLKYVPRLQYVLQKTGGRLATLCGRFFAMDRDHRWERVKKAYDLLTKPSAPCPGDALSAIRGHIAHPLSKTERGDEFMPPTRLLKDGVICDGDSVIFFNFRGDRPRELCKAFTLNDDAWKVVQGGGFDRAPRPTQLFFLTMSEYERGLPTKVMFTRPTKMEHILGEVVSTAGLTQFRCAETEKFPHVTFFFNDYREEPFTGEKREIIPSPRDIPTYDLKPEMSAAGVRDAVLARLAAPDCESLIVVNFANPDMVGHTGSLPAAIKACEVTDACVQKILDATLLRGGQLVITADHGNAEQMKDPVTGAPQTAHTNFDVPLFVVSEKFKNAKLRKDGRLADIAPTLLQLLGLPKPPEMTGQSLIA from the coding sequence ATGCCTCCGCAAAGTAGAAAAGCTCCGGTTGTCCTGATCATCCGCGACGGCTGGGGGGAGAATCCGCATCCGGAGCAGGACAGTTACAACGCAGTGAAGCTGGCAAGCACTCCCTGTGCGGACATGCTTGCGAAGAGTTGGCCGCGCACGCTCATCAAGACCAGTGGCGAGGATGTCGGCCTGCCGATCGGACCCGACGGCCCGGTGATGGGCAACAGCGAAGTGGGGCACCAGAACATCGGCGCCGGCCGGATCGTGGATCAGGAGCTGATGCGCATCACCCGGGCGATTCGATCGGGAGAATTCGCAAGAAATCCGCAGTTGCTGGCGGCTTTCGAGCATGCCAACAAGAGCGGCAAGTGCGTGCACGTGATGGGCCTTTTAAGTGACGGGCAGGTGCACAGCGATCTTTCTCATCTTGAGGCAATCCTGGAGACGGCCAAGGCACATGGCGTGATCAGCGACAAGCTTTTTGTCCACGCCTTTCTTGACGGCCGCGACACACCCGCCGAAGGATCGCTCAAGTATGTGCCTCGATTGCAGTATGTGTTGCAGAAGACGGGCGGGCGATTGGCGACCCTGTGCGGACGATTTTTCGCCATGGATCGCGACCATCGATGGGAGCGAGTGAAGAAGGCCTACGACCTGTTGACCAAACCCTCCGCGCCATGCCCGGGCGATGCACTCTCGGCGATCCGCGGGCATATCGCGCATCCATTGAGCAAGACCGAGCGCGGCGACGAGTTCATGCCTCCCACGCGGCTTCTGAAGGATGGCGTGATTTGCGATGGCGACTCGGTGATCTTCTTCAACTTCCGCGGCGACCGGCCGCGCGAGTTGTGCAAGGCGTTCACGCTCAATGATGATGCGTGGAAGGTCGTTCAGGGCGGCGGATTCGATCGCGCGCCGCGCCCGACGCAATTGTTCTTCCTCACCATGTCGGAATATGAGCGAGGCCTGCCGACGAAAGTCATGTTCACCCGCCCGACGAAAATGGAGCACATCCTGGGCGAGGTCGTCTCCACGGCGGGCTTGACGCAGTTCCGCTGCGCCGAGACGGAGAAATTTCCACACGTCACCTTCTTCTTCAACGACTACCGCGAAGAGCCCTTCACCGGCGAGAAGCGCGAGATCATTCCGAGTCCGCGCGACATTCCCACCTACGACCTGAAGCCGGAAATGAGTGCGGCGGGGGTGCGTGACGCGGTGCTGGCGCGGCTGGCGGCGCCGGATTGCGAATCGCTGATTGTGGTCAACTTCGCCAACCCGGACATGGTCGGGCACACCGGCTCGCTGCCCGCGGCCATCAAGGCCTGCGAGGTGACCGATGCCTGCGTTCAGAAAATTCTCGATGCCACGTTGCTCCGCGGCGGACAGTTGGTCATCACCGCCGACCACGGCAACGCCGAGCAAATGAAGGATCCGGTGACGGGCGCGCCGCAAACAGCTCACACTAATTTCGATGTCCCGCTGTTCGTGGTCTCGGAGAAATTCAAGAACGCAAAGCTGCGAAAGGATGGCCGCCTTGCCGACATCGCGCCGACGCTGCTGCAACTGTTGGGTCTGCCCAAGCCCCCGGAGATGACCGGCCAAAGCCTGATTGCGTGA